In Deltaproteobacteria bacterium, the following are encoded in one genomic region:
- a CDS encoding CinA family protein, which yields MRVEERIGRRLRREGATISVAESCTGGLIAHRITNVSGSSDYFESGVVSYSNESKADLLGVRLSLIDDHGAVSEPVARAMAEGIRRKRNTTLGLATTGVAGPLGGTARSPVGTVFIALSGPNGTAVRRFCFKGTRLKVKRLAADKALEMVLEYYEERDTIG from the coding sequence ATGAGGGTCGAAGAGAGGATTGGGCGTCGGTTGAGAAGAGAGGGGGCGACGATCTCCGTGGCTGAGTCTTGCACGGGGGGATTGATCGCCCATCGGATTACCAACGTGTCTGGCAGCTCCGACTACTTTGAGTCCGGGGTTGTCTCTTACAGCAATGAATCGAAGGCGGACCTCCTAGGCGTACGGCTCTCCTTGATTGATGACCACGGCGCCGTCAGTGAGCCCGTCGCAAGGGCGATGGCGGAAGGGATTCGCAGGAAAAGGAATACCACCTTAGGCCTGGCGACCACGGGTGTTGCGGGCCCCTTGGGAGGGACGGCCAGGTCCCCGGTGGGAACGGTCTTTATAGCCCTGTCCGGCCCGAATGGGACGGCTGTGAGGCGTTTTTGCTTCAAGGGGACGAGACTGAAGGTCAAGAGGCTCGCTGCGGACAAGGCCCTTGAGATGGTCTTGGAGTATTACGAAGAGCGCGATACCATCGGGTGA
- a CDS encoding TlpA family protein disulfide reductase translates to MASIQSGMMRPKGLLLVVLSGLCLVLSSSLSFGQVDLFWRMRVLRYEKPLAPKSFTAVDLEGKPVRLSDFRGNVVLLNFWATWCSPCKKEMGPLEALYRRFKGRGFVVLAVSLDQGGARIVRPFVEKKGLSFPILLDSTGKAKSTYHVTSLPATFLIDRKGRIIGRSLGPRDWASEAAVALVESLLVH, encoded by the coding sequence ATGGCATCGATCCAAAGCGGCATGATGCGCCCGAAGGGGCTGCTTCTCGTCGTCCTCTCGGGCCTCTGCTTGGTTCTCTCGTCGAGTCTCTCGTTCGGCCAGGTCGACCTCTTCTGGCGGATGCGTGTCTTGAGGTATGAAAAGCCCCTCGCTCCGAAGAGCTTTACGGCGGTCGATCTCGAGGGCAAGCCGGTCCGGCTCAGCGATTTCCGGGGAAATGTGGTCTTACTCAATTTCTGGGCCACCTGGTGCAGCCCCTGCAAGAAGGAGATGGGGCCTTTGGAAGCCCTTTACCGGCGATTCAAAGGGAGAGGATTCGTTGTTCTCGCTGTCTCCCTTGATCAGGGAGGAGCGAGGATCGTACGGCCTTTTGTCGAGAAGAAGGGACTCTCCTTTCCCATCCTCTTGGATAGTACCGGAAAGGCCAAATCGACGTATCACGTAACATCCCTGCCCGCGACTTTCCTCATAGACCGCAAAGGCAGAATAATCGGCAGATCCCTCGGGCCGAGAGACTGGGCGAGTGAGGCCGCTGTTGCACTGGTTGAATCCCTACTCGTCCATTAG
- a CDS encoding DUF1684 domain-containing protein translates to MTVCRRESSNRKAGGGRRFGGVLLIVLAVLFVWSARAPGLTSVSTETKISRIKDFRKRRNEFLKNHPRSPLSARDRERFQGLDVYPINLKYVFVGKIERYRLNIHNPDYYATFPTNKGTNKRYIRYGRFSFELEGVTYTLQLYKSILSDYLFVPFRDKTNGKETYRLGRYLNAEIFPGYYTIIDFNMAYNPNCAFNENSVCPIPPEENYLPVEIKAGEKRYRSPSHPREETD, encoded by the coding sequence ATGACCGTCTGCAGGAGGGAGAGTTCGAACCGGAAAGCAGGGGGAGGGCGCCGTTTCGGCGGAGTGCTTCTCATTGTCTTGGCCGTCCTGTTTGTCTGGAGCGCCCGGGCCCCTGGTCTCACGAGCGTCTCGACGGAGACCAAGATTTCCCGGATCAAGGATTTCCGCAAGAGGAGAAACGAGTTCCTGAAGAATCACCCCCGTTCACCTCTGAGTGCACGAGACAGGGAGAGATTTCAGGGCCTTGATGTCTATCCCATCAATCTGAAGTACGTCTTTGTTGGGAAGATCGAGCGTTACCGTCTCAATATCCACAACCCGGACTACTACGCCACCTTTCCGACCAACAAGGGGACCAACAAGCGCTATATCCGTTACGGCAGGTTCAGCTTCGAACTGGAAGGAGTCACCTACACCCTCCAGCTCTACAAGTCGATTCTGAGTGATTACCTCTTCGTGCCGTTCAGAGACAAGACCAATGGGAAGGAGACCTACAGGCTCGGCCGGTACCTCAATGCAGAGATCTTTCCCGGGTATTACACCATCATTGATTTCAACATGGCCTACAATCCCAACTGTGCATTCAACGAAAACTCCGTCTGCCCCATTCCGCCGGAAGAGAACTATCTCCCCGTGGAAATCAAGGCAGGGGAAAAAAGGTACAGGAGCCCTTCACACCCCCGGGAAGAGACGGACTAA
- the mobB gene encoding molybdopterin-guanine dinucleotide biosynthesis protein B, producing MIPIVSIVGKSNSGKTTLIERVVPELAGRGYRVATIKHDVHGFEIDREGKDSWRHRRAGTYMVILSSPKQIALIQDVDRDLSLEELRERFVQDVDIVLSEGFKRDSQPKIEVFREEEHGELMCSVEDNLIAVATDRKVDLPVPCLDMNDGKGVADFIEERFLRQRGGEGISLVVDGRSVSMTPFIKTLFTTTIRAMVSTLKGCHDPRRIRIILE from the coding sequence ATGATCCCTATTGTCTCCATTGTGGGCAAATCCAACAGCGGAAAGACCACACTGATCGAGAGGGTTGTCCCTGAGCTTGCAGGCCGGGGATACAGGGTGGCCACCATCAAACACGATGTCCATGGGTTTGAGATAGACCGGGAGGGAAAGGATAGTTGGCGCCATCGGAGGGCGGGGACCTACATGGTGATTCTTTCCTCCCCCAAACAGATAGCCCTGATCCAGGATGTGGATCGGGACCTGAGCTTGGAGGAGCTGAGGGAGCGATTCGTGCAGGATGTGGATATAGTCCTCTCAGAGGGGTTCAAGAGGGACAGCCAACCCAAGATCGAGGTCTTCCGGGAGGAGGAACACGGGGAACTGATGTGCTCTGTGGAGGATAATCTCATCGCCGTTGCGACGGATCGAAAGGTCGATCTCCCGGTCCCCTGTCTCGACATGAACGACGGCAAAGGGGTGGCGGATTTCATCGAAGAGAGATTCCTCCGGCAAAGGGGTGGTGAGGGGATCTCTCTCGTGGTGGACGGCCGGTCCGTGTCGATGACCCCTTTTATCAAGACCCTATTCACGACGACAATCCGTGCTATGGTCTCAACGCTGAAGGGCTGCCATGATCCGAGGAGGATCAGGATAATCCTGGAATGA
- a CDS encoding molybdopterin molybdotransferase MoeA, with the protein MLSVEEALNCMLDSVSQVGSELIPLTAALGRVLAVDVAAPADLPRFSHATVDGFAIHSQDAEQASKGKRIPLKVIETVPAGSSCRGAVKPGVTIRVMTGAPLPPGAGAVVRDEDTSPGGKNAALVLLEKPVGPMENVARAGESVRRGDLVLRKGTTLRPGNIGVLASLGFRELKVFRRPEIAVLSTGSELVDLGEGLSLGKIFASSFYVLLAKLRECGCTPVPLGVVGDEQDRIRERIRSGLVADGIITTGGTGHGGSDWVRPAYREMAVGRRVDGVAMSPGRSFVFGLLEGRPVFALPGSPSASIVTFEELVKPVLLKMGGKRRDQGPNGRTVKIDLGGRVRGRNGVQRYVLSRIVVEDGRLTAVPIAGEPRGSLGAVTYANGMIVLPAGESEVLPGQKVWARLFGLDI; encoded by the coding sequence GTGCTTTCAGTCGAAGAGGCGCTCAATTGCATGCTCGACTCTGTCAGCCAGGTGGGCTCGGAGTTGATACCCCTTACGGCCGCGTTGGGCCGGGTTCTCGCCGTCGATGTGGCTGCCCCTGCAGACCTGCCCCGGTTCAGCCATGCAACGGTAGATGGTTTTGCAATACATTCCCAGGACGCGGAGCAGGCCTCCAAAGGCAAGAGGATTCCCCTCAAGGTGATCGAGACGGTGCCGGCAGGATCCTCTTGCCGCGGCGCGGTGAAGCCCGGGGTGACGATCCGCGTCATGACAGGCGCCCCTCTTCCGCCAGGGGCCGGTGCCGTGGTGAGGGACGAGGATACCTCTCCCGGGGGGAAGAACGCCGCTCTGGTCTTGCTCGAAAAGCCGGTTGGCCCTATGGAGAACGTGGCCCGTGCCGGAGAGTCGGTAAGAAGGGGAGATTTGGTGTTGAGAAAGGGGACTACTCTGCGGCCCGGGAATATCGGGGTCCTGGCATCTCTCGGTTTCCGGGAGTTGAAGGTCTTCAGGCGTCCTGAGATCGCCGTTCTCTCCACAGGGAGTGAACTCGTCGATCTGGGGGAGGGGCTTTCCCTGGGGAAGATCTTTGCCAGTTCCTTCTATGTTCTTCTCGCCAAGCTCAGGGAATGCGGCTGTACCCCGGTTCCCCTCGGTGTAGTGGGGGACGAGCAGGACCGGATCAGAGAGAGGATTCGATCGGGGCTTGTCGCCGACGGAATAATCACAACCGGTGGGACGGGGCATGGGGGTTCGGACTGGGTGAGGCCAGCATACAGGGAGATGGCGGTGGGCCGGCGTGTGGATGGTGTGGCAATGAGCCCCGGCCGTTCTTTTGTTTTCGGCCTTTTGGAGGGGAGACCGGTTTTTGCTCTTCCCGGTAGTCCAAGCGCTTCGATCGTGACCTTTGAGGAGCTGGTGAAACCTGTGCTCCTGAAAATGGGTGGGAAGAGGCGGGACCAAGGACCGAACGGCCGGACTGTGAAGATCGATTTGGGAGGTAGGGTCAGGGGGAGGAACGGGGTCCAGAGGTATGTGCTGAGCAGGATAGTGGTCGAGGACGGAAGATTGACCGCCGTTCCCATCGCCGGGGAACCACGCGGGTCGTTGGGGGCCGTCACCTATGCCAACGGAATGATCGTTCTTCCTGCAGGCGAATCTGAGGTCCTGCCTGGACAGAAGGTCTGGGCGAGGCTCTTCGGACTCGACATCTAG
- the amrS gene encoding AmmeMemoRadiSam system radical SAM enzyme: protein MKEAAFYEKLAGGRVRCRLCFHECVVKEGGRGICGVRENRGGTLFSLVYGKAVSTAVDPIEKKPLFQFLPGTKTFSFATAGCNFRCLHCQNYSISQISGSHGEIPGEPLPPERIVSLAQQTGCQSIAYTYTEPTIFFEYALDTAELASQEGLKNVFVTNGYITPEALRAIRPYLDGANIDLKAFTEEFYRKVCGARLQPVLDSIRLYRELGIWIEITTLVIPNHNDSDEELRNIARFIADLDRTIPWHVTQFYPTYRLQDVPRTPIKTLERARQIGIEEGLKYVYQGNVPGAGGENTYCPRCGKLLIERFGYTLQSYSLVSGKCPACGETISGVGL from the coding sequence ATGAAGGAAGCGGCATTCTACGAAAAACTCGCGGGCGGAAGGGTCAGGTGCCGTCTTTGTTTTCATGAATGCGTAGTAAAGGAGGGGGGCCGCGGAATTTGCGGGGTCCGGGAGAACCGAGGGGGAACCCTTTTCAGTCTCGTATACGGCAAGGCGGTCTCCACGGCTGTCGACCCCATTGAAAAGAAACCCCTTTTCCAATTTCTGCCAGGGACGAAGACCTTCAGTTTCGCCACTGCGGGGTGCAATTTCAGGTGCCTCCACTGTCAAAACTACAGTATCTCCCAGATATCCGGATCCCATGGGGAGATCCCAGGCGAACCTCTTCCACCTGAGAGAATCGTCTCTCTGGCTCAACAGACAGGCTGCCAGAGCATAGCTTACACCTACACGGAGCCGACGATCTTCTTCGAGTATGCTCTGGACACGGCCGAACTGGCAAGCCAGGAAGGCCTCAAGAACGTCTTTGTCACCAACGGATATATCACCCCCGAGGCCCTGCGCGCTATCAGGCCTTATCTCGACGGGGCTAATATCGATCTGAAGGCCTTCACCGAGGAGTTCTACCGCAAGGTCTGCGGAGCGAGGCTGCAACCGGTCCTCGATTCGATTAGGCTATATAGGGAGCTGGGGATCTGGATCGAGATCACCACTCTTGTCATCCCAAACCACAACGACTCCGACGAGGAACTCAGGAACATAGCCCGGTTCATCGCCGATCTGGACCGAACGATTCCATGGCATGTCACCCAGTTCTATCCCACTTACAGGCTCCAGGACGTGCCCAGGACCCCTATCAAAACCCTGGAAAGGGCCAGGCAGATAGGGATCGAAGAGGGACTCAAGTACGTTTATCAGGGAAACGTGCCTGGAGCCGGAGGGGAAAACACGTACTGTCCCCGCTGCGGCAAGCTGCTCATTGAAAGATTCGGATACACTCTCCAGAGCTACTCTCTGGTAAGCGGAAAATGCCCGGCCTGTGGCGAGACAATCAGCGGGGTCGGCCTGTGA
- a CDS encoding SAM-dependent methyltransferase, which produces MKIPPARENPDLKKFILRRIRDKGRITFSEFMELCLYHPVHGYYQTKGQKIGKDGDYYTSPCVHPVFGRLLGRQLMEMDSLLGEEAFWILEAGAGRGTLAADILDSIARESPRFFERIEYGIVEKSNPFREEQKDRLASYEDRVHWLDPEAACAQGLQGCVVANEFFDAFPAHRVVVEDGRLLEIYVTEEEGGFREVFDEPSTAEIVRYFDQMGVSLAEGQKAEINLQALGWYDRLARILSRGFFLTIDYGYLAEELYDAPRLSGTLLCYYRHTCSDNPYAHIGLQDMTTHVNFTGLIKKGESLGFRLAGLVPQYRFLLCLGFLEELEKRNEGLTPRQSLVERLTMKHLILPEGGMGDTFKVLIQYRGLDRVQLTGLRPLSAVPA; this is translated from the coding sequence GTGAAGATCCCGCCTGCCCGTGAGAATCCAGACCTCAAGAAGTTCATCCTGAGACGGATCCGTGACAAGGGGAGGATCACATTTTCTGAGTTCATGGAGCTCTGCCTCTACCACCCGGTTCACGGCTACTACCAGACCAAAGGACAGAAGATAGGCAAAGACGGCGACTACTACACGAGCCCCTGTGTCCACCCGGTCTTCGGACGCCTTCTTGGAAGACAGCTGATGGAGATGGACAGCCTTCTCGGAGAGGAGGCCTTTTGGATCCTTGAGGCCGGAGCGGGAAGGGGCACACTCGCCGCAGACATTCTCGACTCCATTGCCAGGGAGTCTCCCCGGTTTTTCGAAAGGATCGAGTACGGCATAGTCGAGAAGAGCAACCCCTTTAGGGAAGAACAGAAAGACAGACTCGCCTCCTATGAAGACCGAGTCCACTGGCTTGATCCCGAGGCTGCCTGTGCCCAGGGACTCCAGGGGTGCGTGGTTGCCAACGAGTTCTTCGATGCCTTTCCAGCCCACCGTGTCGTGGTCGAGGACGGAAGGCTCCTGGAGATCTACGTAACCGAAGAAGAAGGTGGCTTTCGCGAGGTCTTTGACGAGCCTTCAACCGCGGAGATAGTGAGGTATTTCGACCAGATGGGGGTAAGCCTTGCCGAAGGTCAAAAGGCCGAGATCAACCTCCAGGCCCTTGGATGGTATGACCGGCTGGCCAGGATCCTCAGCCGGGGTTTTTTCCTGACCATCGACTACGGCTATCTGGCCGAGGAGCTCTACGATGCCCCTCGTCTCTCCGGCACACTGCTGTGCTATTACAGGCACACCTGCTCGGATAACCCTTACGCCCACATCGGGCTCCAGGACATGACGACCCATGTCAACTTCACCGGTCTCATCAAGAAAGGGGAATCCCTGGGATTCCGTCTGGCAGGCCTTGTACCGCAATACCGGTTCCTTCTCTGTCTCGGCTTCTTGGAAGAACTCGAAAAGAGGAACGAAGGGCTTACCCCCCGCCAGTCGCTGGTCGAGCGCCTCACCATGAAGCATCTCATCCTGCCCGAGGGGGGGATGGGAGACACCTTCAAGGTACTGATCCAGTACCGGGGGCTCGACCGTGTCCAATTGACCGGTTTGCGCCCCCTCTCAGCGGTTCCAGCCTGA
- a CDS encoding electron transfer flavoprotein subunit alpha, producing the protein MPKLIIDIETCTGCGACIEACPYDALSLVDNLAVVNEKCTFCGACLDVCPVDAITIEKEEKKAGTDVEGYRDVWVYIEHDRGKLANVSFELLGQGRRLADSLGCSLCGMLLGDGVESFASEAFHYGAERIYLTQDPLLKEYRTEPYAAAAVNLIRKYRPEVVLFGATIQGRDFAGCVATTLETGLTADCTGLDIDPEKKLLRQTRPAFGGNIMATIVCEARRPQMSTVRPKVFPMPPRDESRQGEIVREPLAMDEDQVHTRVLEFVKGAESINLMDAEIIVSGGRGLGGPEQFKVIRELAEVLGAAVGASRAAVDSGWIPYEHQVGQTGKTVRPKIYFACGISGAIQHQAGMKTSDIIVAINKDPEAPIFKIATYGIVGDLFQVVPRLTEEFKARLGKA; encoded by the coding sequence ATGCCGAAGCTGATAATCGATATAGAAACCTGTACAGGATGCGGGGCCTGTATAGAGGCCTGCCCGTATGACGCTCTATCCCTTGTGGACAACCTGGCCGTGGTCAACGAGAAGTGCACCTTCTGCGGAGCCTGTCTCGATGTCTGCCCTGTGGATGCCATCACGATCGAGAAGGAGGAGAAGAAAGCCGGAACAGATGTGGAGGGGTACAGGGACGTATGGGTTTACATCGAGCACGACCGGGGCAAGCTCGCAAACGTCTCCTTTGAGCTGCTCGGCCAGGGTAGAAGGCTTGCCGATAGTCTGGGGTGCAGTCTCTGCGGAATGCTTCTCGGAGATGGAGTCGAATCGTTTGCCTCAGAGGCTTTCCATTACGGAGCGGAGAGGATCTACCTCACCCAAGACCCTCTCCTCAAAGAGTACCGTACGGAACCTTATGCGGCAGCTGCCGTCAACCTGATTCGCAAGTACAGGCCCGAAGTGGTTCTTTTCGGTGCCACCATCCAGGGCCGTGATTTTGCCGGATGCGTGGCCACCACATTGGAGACGGGGTTAACCGCAGACTGCACGGGCCTCGACATCGATCCGGAGAAGAAACTCCTCAGGCAGACCAGGCCGGCCTTTGGGGGGAACATAATGGCTACCATTGTCTGTGAGGCTCGCCGGCCCCAGATGTCGACCGTACGGCCGAAGGTTTTCCCCATGCCCCCAAGAGACGAATCGAGGCAGGGAGAGATAGTCAGGGAACCGCTGGCCATGGATGAAGATCAGGTCCATACCCGGGTATTGGAGTTCGTCAAGGGGGCCGAGTCGATCAATCTTATGGATGCCGAGATAATCGTGTCCGGCGGGCGAGGGCTTGGCGGCCCCGAGCAGTTCAAGGTAATCAGAGAGCTGGCCGAGGTTTTGGGGGCGGCCGTCGGGGCATCGAGGGCTGCGGTCGATTCGGGTTGGATCCCATACGAGCACCAGGTCGGCCAGACAGGAAAGACGGTCAGGCCCAAGATCTACTTCGCATGCGGTATCAGCGGCGCCATCCAGCACCAGGCGGGGATGAAGACCTCTGATATCATAGTTGCCATCAACAAAGACCCTGAAGCTCCCATCTTCAAGATCGCCACCTATGGAATCGTGGGAGATCTCTTCCAGGTAGTTCCCCGGCTGACCGAGGAGTTCAAGGCACGGCTCGGCAAGGCTTAG
- a CDS encoding electron transfer flavoprotein subunit beta/FixA family protein translates to MKIVVCVKQVPDTTDVRINPETGTLIREGVESITNPFDEFAIEEGLQIREKYGGEVNVVSMGPPQAIDVLRNALAMGADRTILLSDQAFAGADTLATAYTLSKAIEKIGEVDLVICGKQAIDGDTAQVGPGVATRLKIPQLTYVSKVKEIDPEKRRIVVERMLEDGKEVVESSLPALITVMKDINEPRLPSLLGIKKAARADIPTWTVADIDVDPKKVGFDGSPTWVMRVFTPEQRGGGEILQGEVPEVVAQLADKLLEAKVIK, encoded by the coding sequence GTGAAGATTGTGGTTTGTGTGAAGCAGGTTCCGGACACGACGGACGTGAGGATCAATCCTGAGACGGGTACGCTGATTCGGGAAGGGGTTGAGAGCATCACCAATCCCTTTGACGAGTTTGCCATCGAAGAGGGTCTTCAGATCCGGGAGAAGTACGGGGGGGAGGTCAACGTAGTCAGCATGGGGCCTCCCCAGGCGATCGATGTCCTTCGGAACGCACTCGCCATGGGGGCTGACAGGACGATTCTACTGTCTGACCAGGCCTTTGCCGGAGCGGACACCCTGGCCACGGCCTATACCCTGTCCAAGGCCATCGAGAAGATCGGTGAGGTCGACTTGGTGATCTGCGGAAAACAGGCCATCGACGGGGATACCGCACAGGTCGGCCCTGGTGTGGCGACGCGCCTGAAGATTCCCCAGCTCACCTATGTCTCGAAGGTGAAGGAGATCGACCCTGAGAAGAGGCGGATTGTGGTTGAGAGAATGCTTGAAGACGGCAAAGAGGTCGTGGAATCCTCTCTGCCTGCTCTGATAACGGTTATGAAGGACATCAATGAGCCGAGACTCCCCTCGCTTTTGGGTATAAAGAAGGCGGCCAGGGCCGATATCCCTACCTGGACCGTGGCCGATATTGACGTGGACCCTAAGAAGGTGGGCTTTGACGGATCTCCCACCTGGGTGATGCGGGTCTTCACACCTGAACAGAGGGGAGGGGGGGAGATCCTCCAGGGTGAGGTTCCAGAAGTTGTTGCCCAACTGGCCGACAAGTTGCTGGAGGCCAAGGTGATCAAATAG
- a CDS encoding enoyl-CoA hydratase/isomerase family protein, whose protein sequence is MAYQNLLLDIAEGIGTVAINRPKALNALNMETLHELQAVFGELEEDDRVGVVILTGSGDRAFVAGADIQEMKEMNCLEAFRFSRLGHETLGRIERMGKVVIAAVNGFALGGGTELALACDFAFASDKAKFGLPEVTLGVFPGFGGTQRLPRLIGKARAKELIFTGSMISAEEARDLGIVNRVFPGDSLMEETRKVAGKIGSNGPIALKLAKASIDRGYEVALEEACHMESLSFGMCFATMDQREGMASFVEKRKPRFVGR, encoded by the coding sequence ATGGCTTACCAGAACCTTCTGCTTGACATCGCCGAAGGCATCGGGACAGTGGCCATCAACAGGCCTAAGGCTCTCAATGCCTTGAACATGGAGACCCTCCACGAGCTTCAGGCGGTATTCGGGGAACTGGAGGAGGACGACAGGGTCGGGGTGGTGATTCTGACCGGATCTGGAGACCGGGCTTTCGTGGCCGGAGCCGACATTCAGGAGATGAAAGAGATGAACTGCCTGGAGGCTTTCCGGTTTTCGAGGCTCGGTCACGAGACCCTCGGCCGGATCGAAAGGATGGGCAAGGTGGTGATTGCGGCGGTCAATGGTTTTGCTCTGGGAGGGGGTACGGAGCTCGCCCTTGCGTGCGATTTCGCCTTCGCCTCTGACAAGGCCAAATTCGGTCTGCCGGAGGTCACCCTGGGGGTGTTTCCGGGGTTTGGAGGAACCCAGAGGCTTCCCCGGCTGATAGGAAAGGCCAGGGCCAAGGAGTTGATCTTTACGGGGAGCATGATTTCGGCTGAAGAGGCAAGGGATTTGGGGATCGTCAATCGGGTCTTTCCAGGGGATTCTTTGATGGAGGAGACTAGAAAGGTGGCGGGGAAGATCGGCTCCAACGGACCTATCGCCCTGAAACTCGCCAAGGCGAGTATCGACAGGGGATATGAGGTCGCGCTGGAAGAGGCATGCCACATGGAGTCCCTCTCCTTTGGTATGTGTTTTGCCACGATGGATCAGAGAGAAGGCATGGCATCCTTTGTGGAGAAACGGAAGCCCCGGTTCGTGGGAAGGTGA
- a CDS encoding peptidyl-prolyl cis-trans isomerase codes for MGWTWLKILVCSFALALLDPPGRAEIVDRIVAIVNDDIITLSELERFRRSFFPRIPKGGDPLNVRFNLEDARRRALDDLIEEKLIEQEAKRRGIQVSKSRVKEALESFRRQRGLTKSQFEAALRAEGLTYEDIRQEVINGLRKTTLVNQVVRSKVEVKEEDVRSYYQTHINDYRTEESVRITHIRIPLPPNATGEAEASALSKAEEIVGRAEKGEDLASLARTYSQSISGLEEGDLGYFKKGEMIPALEKEAFSLPVGGVGGPIRTPDGVVIIQVTDRKEAKPIPLAEIRKRVEEDCYRELAERLYRRWLAKLKKRSFIEVKL; via the coding sequence ATGGGATGGACATGGCTCAAGATTCTGGTTTGTTCCTTTGCCCTTGCCCTTCTGGATCCACCGGGAAGGGCTGAGATCGTCGACCGGATAGTGGCCATTGTCAACGACGACATAATAACCCTCTCCGAACTCGAGAGATTCAGGAGATCCTTCTTTCCCAGAATACCCAAAGGGGGCGACCCCCTGAACGTCCGGTTCAACCTCGAGGATGCGAGGCGGAGGGCACTCGACGACCTTATCGAGGAGAAACTCATCGAGCAGGAGGCGAAGAGGAGGGGGATCCAGGTGAGCAAGAGCCGGGTGAAGGAGGCATTGGAATCCTTCAGGAGGCAGAGGGGTTTGACCAAGAGCCAGTTCGAGGCCGCGCTGCGTGCAGAGGGCCTCACCTACGAGGATATCAGGCAGGAAGTGATCAATGGGCTGAGGAAGACCACTCTGGTCAACCAGGTCGTCAGATCGAAGGTCGAGGTGAAAGAGGAGGATGTAAGAAGCTACTACCAGACCCATATCAACGACTACAGAACCGAGGAATCGGTGAGGATCACTCATATCAGGATCCCTCTCCCTCCGAATGCAACGGGGGAGGCCGAAGCTTCGGCCCTTTCAAAGGCCGAAGAGATCGTCGGAAGGGCAGAGAAGGGTGAGGACCTTGCCTCTCTTGCACGTACATATTCCCAGAGCATCTCTGGCCTGGAGGAGGGTGATCTCGGTTACTTCAAGAAGGGGGAAATGATTCCCGCCCTTGAGAAAGAGGCGTTCAGCCTTCCTGTGGGAGGAGTGGGGGGGCCGATTCGAACGCCCGATGGGGTCGTTATCATCCAGGTGACGGATAGAAAAGAGGCAAAGCCGATTCCTCTGGCCGAAATACGGAAACGGGTCGAGGAGGACTGCTACAGGGAGTTGGCGGAACGGCTGTACAGGCGCTGGCTGGCCAAGCTCAAGAAGCGGTCTTTCATTGAGGTGAAGCTCTGA
- a CDS encoding peptidyl-prolyl cis-trans isomerase codes for MRRVLFSVGLLVLFTLSGCKRGDIPAHILARVDGKAITLEDFNREFRQMRLENEFSPGGHEALMEMKERFLEQMVEEALILEEARRLGMTVTDEELEAEVMETKSDYKGESLRDYLSSQGLSFETWKKRVKERILIEKTIQTGCHFDGTITTEEARAYYDAHREDYLLPERVRARQIVVASERNAKKILRELKAGKEFEELALENSLGPESAFGGDLGYFARGDMPGEFDVVFSMEKGEISKPVRSPYGYHIFKVEDKVRGRQLTFEEVADDVKRKIARIKSEQLYYQWLEELKKNAKIEINHRLLEYTE; via the coding sequence ATGAGAAGGGTACTCTTTTCGGTTGGGCTCTTGGTTCTATTCACCCTCTCGGGATGCAAAAGGGGTGATATCCCCGCCCACATTCTGGCCCGTGTGGATGGCAAGGCCATAACCCTGGAGGATTTCAATCGAGAATTCCGTCAGATGAGGCTGGAGAATGAGTTTTCCCCTGGAGGACATGAGGCGCTCATGGAGATGAAGGAGAGATTCCTCGAGCAGATGGTGGAGGAGGCTCTTATCCTGGAGGAGGCCAGACGTCTGGGAATGACGGTGACAGATGAGGAGCTGGAAGCCGAAGTCATGGAGACCAAAAGCGACTACAAGGGGGAGAGCCTCCGGGACTACTTGAGCAGCCAGGGACTCTCCTTTGAGACGTGGAAAAAGAGGGTGAAGGAGAGGATACTGATCGAGAAGACGATTCAAACAGGCTGCCATTTCGACGGTACCATCACCACGGAGGAGGCCCGCGCCTACTACGATGCCCACCGTGAGGATTATCTGCTTCCCGAGCGGGTCAGAGCCAGGCAGATAGTCGTGGCCTCGGAGCGGAATGCCAAGAAGATCCTTCGGGAACTCAAGGCGGGGAAGGAGTTTGAAGAACTCGCCCTTGAAAATTCCCTGGGGCCTGAGAGCGCCTTCGGAGGGGATTTGGGGTATTTTGCCCGGGGCGATATGCCTGGGGAGTTCGACGTGGTCTTCTCCATGGAGAAGGGAGAGATCAGCAAGCCTGTGAGGAGTCCTTACGGATACCATATCTTCAAGGTGGAAGACAAGGTACGGGGCCGCCAGCTTACATTTGAAGAGGTGGCCGACGATGTGAAGAGGAAAATCGCTCGGATCAAGTCTGAACAGCTTTACTACCAGTGGTTGGAGGAACTGAAGAAGAACGCCAAGATCGAGATCAACCACCGGCTCTTGGAATACACGGAGTGA